Proteins encoded by one window of Salmonirosea aquatica:
- a CDS encoding DUF11 domain-containing protein translates to MNTPLLLGKIVSFLNSCRAQLLPSPHSNKGIYLSSPSRDSDQLQHRIPIRFVVETLPRNKHSAGILVVLATFFLTLSTAWAQVDLSLSKKIDNSKPAIGETVTYSIIVKNTGLLPATGVVVKDSLPMGGVTYLGNVLVLGG, encoded by the coding sequence ATGAATACTCCACTACTACTAGGGAAAATTGTATCCTTTTTGAATAGTTGCAGAGCGCAGCTCTTACCATCACCTCATTCCAATAAGGGTATTTATTTGTCATCGCCTTCGCGTGATTCTGATCAACTCCAACACAGAATACCAATAAGATTTGTAGTTGAGACACTACCAAGGAATAAGCATTCCGCTGGAATTCTGGTAGTATTAGCTACGTTCTTCCTAACCCTTTCCACCGCTTGGGCTCAGGTTGACCTTAGTTTATCTAAAAAGATAGATAATTCAAAGCCTGCTATTGGAGAAACAGTCACCTACTCAATTATTGTCAAAAACACGGGACTACTTCCCGCGACTGGGGTAGTCGTGAAGGATAGCCTACCCATGGGTGGGGTTACTTATTTAGGAAATGTATTAGTTCTGGGGGGATAG
- a CDS encoding NAD(P)/FAD-dependent oxidoreductase, which produces MNSRKYDYILVGQGIGGTALAWHLIEAGKRVLVVNDSSRPSATSVAAGIYNPLTGRKLVKTWMADIIFPYAAHFYTQLEGTLHSRFVYPLPIYRPYRSLEERNSFLTYASESGVAEYIAKDSDSHSDIPGLRAPLGGLVVKGGGWIDLTSVVNRSRSFFIENNQYIDCDFFSIKLTINDSNVSWGEYEAGKIIFCQGVDARENTLFDWLPFNPVKGQILDVLFDKYSAEEIVNQGIFILPSPDRQTYRVGATYSWHDLDWATTDDGREYLEDRLRPLVTDQYTVLAQRAGLRPSSKDRRPFIGLHPVHPTIGIFNGLGTKGVTLAPYFANEFVQYLENDKELNSEVNIDRHFSLYYR; this is translated from the coding sequence ATGAATAGCCGGAAATACGATTACATTCTGGTAGGGCAAGGAATAGGCGGCACCGCCCTCGCCTGGCATTTGATTGAAGCCGGTAAGCGGGTTCTGGTAGTGAATGACTCAAGCCGTCCTTCGGCTACTTCGGTGGCAGCGGGAATTTACAATCCCCTGACTGGCCGCAAACTCGTGAAAACCTGGATGGCTGACATCATTTTTCCATATGCGGCACACTTTTATACGCAGCTTGAGGGTACCCTACACAGTCGATTCGTTTATCCGCTTCCGATCTATCGCCCGTATCGTTCACTGGAGGAACGTAATAGCTTTTTAACCTACGCATCCGAAAGCGGAGTCGCGGAGTATATTGCAAAAGATTCTGATAGTCATTCCGATATTCCAGGCCTGCGGGCGCCGTTGGGTGGATTGGTGGTAAAAGGGGGAGGTTGGATCGATTTAACGAGTGTGGTTAATAGAAGCAGAAGCTTTTTTATAGAAAATAATCAATATATAGATTGTGATTTTTTTTCTATAAAGCTAACAATCAATGATTCTAATGTCAGTTGGGGAGAGTATGAAGCTGGTAAAATCATATTTTGTCAGGGGGTTGATGCCCGCGAGAATACGTTATTTGACTGGCTCCCGTTTAATCCTGTGAAAGGGCAGATTCTGGACGTGTTATTTGATAAGTATTCAGCCGAAGAAATCGTCAATCAGGGTATATTCATACTCCCTTCGCCCGACCGGCAAACCTACCGGGTGGGTGCTACCTACTCCTGGCACGACCTGGATTGGGCGACAACGGATGACGGTCGGGAATATCTGGAAGATAGGTTGCGGCCCCTTGTGACGGATCAGTATACAGTATTGGCACAGCGGGCTGGCCTGCGACCTTCGAGCAAAGACCGCCGCCCATTCATCGGACTGCACCCGGTTCATCCCACTATTGGGATATTCAATGGGCTGGGTACCAAAGGGGTGACTCTGGCTCCGTACTTTGCGAATGAATTTGTACAATACCTTGAGAATGACAAAGAATTGAATTCCGAAGTGAATATTGACCGCCATTTTTCGTTATATTACCGCTAA
- the cmk gene encoding (d)CMP kinase gives MSSIIIALDGYSSCGKSTTAKLVAQQLHYAYIDTGAMYRAVTLYFIQNHIALTNPKEIDKALEDIHITFRLHPVTKSSDTFLNGMNVEHEIRKMYVSDRVSEVSAVAEVRHAMVAQQQRMGRSKGIVMDGRDIGTVVFPEAELKVFMTADPLMRAQRRQSELLAKGEMVDLPEIMANLEKRDYIDTHRDESPLRQADDAVLIDNTFMTVDEQVELVVGLADARIGQAVRRAETAGKK, from the coding sequence ATGTCTTCAATCATTATAGCCCTCGACGGATATTCGAGTTGTGGCAAGAGTACCACGGCCAAACTGGTCGCCCAGCAACTCCATTACGCCTACATTGATACCGGGGCCATGTACCGCGCCGTAACACTCTATTTCATACAAAACCACATCGCGCTTACCAATCCCAAAGAAATAGATAAAGCCCTGGAAGACATTCATATTACCTTTCGGCTTCATCCTGTTACCAAAAGCAGCGATACGTTCCTCAACGGAATGAATGTCGAACACGAAATACGGAAAATGTACGTATCGGATCGGGTAAGTGAAGTGAGCGCAGTGGCCGAAGTACGTCACGCCATGGTGGCGCAGCAGCAGCGGATGGGCAGGAGTAAGGGGATTGTCATGGATGGAAGGGATATAGGTACGGTGGTTTTTCCAGAGGCCGAATTGAAAGTATTCATGACCGCCGACCCCCTCATGCGGGCTCAACGTCGGCAGAGCGAGCTCCTGGCCAAAGGTGAGATGGTGGACTTACCGGAAATTATGGCCAATCTAGAGAAACGGGACTACATCGATACCCACCGCGATGAGAGTCCACTGCGGCAAGCGGACGATGCTGTCCTGATCGATAATACCTTCATGACTGTTGATGAGCAGGTCGAATTGGTAGTCGGATTAGCCGATGCAAGGATAGGGCAGGCCGTGCGCCGGGCCGAAACAGCAGGCAAGAAATGA
- a CDS encoding GNAT family N-acetyltransferase: protein MAIRIRPFRSGDEDDLVLHANNPRIAATLRDSFPYPYTLQDAGQWIGRCQSDEPNGTVQRAIILNDRVIGGVGALRASDVYRYNAEVGYWLGEEYWGRGYTTQALHQLVDWLFAHTDLNRLYAGVFSFNEPSMRVLSKAGFQLEAIHQDAIYKNGQFWAEHYFVKFRPQKYVPR, encoded by the coding sequence ATGGCCATCCGAATCAGACCGTTCCGGTCGGGCGACGAGGACGACCTGGTACTACACGCCAATAATCCACGGATAGCAGCCACGCTACGCGATTCCTTTCCTTATCCTTACACCCTTCAGGACGCGGGCCAATGGATTGGCCGCTGCCAATCGGATGAGCCCAACGGAACTGTGCAGAGGGCAATCATACTGAACGACAGAGTCATCGGCGGTGTTGGTGCGTTGCGTGCTTCGGATGTCTACCGGTATAACGCCGAAGTAGGGTACTGGCTGGGCGAGGAGTACTGGGGACGCGGCTACACCACACAAGCCCTGCACCAGTTGGTCGATTGGCTCTTCGCCCATACCGATCTGAATCGCCTTTACGCCGGGGTATTTAGCTTCAACGAACCTTCCATGCGGGTACTTTCCAAGGCAGGTTTTCAGTTAGAGGCGATTCATCAGGATGCCATTTACAAAAACGGGCAGTTTTGGGCGGAACATTATTTCGTAAAGTTTCGGCCTCAGAAATACGTACCTCGGTGA
- a CDS encoding nuclear transport factor 2 family protein gives MKKQVLLLLIFGLTWSMAQAQSKDKQEVLDRVETWRKAVLAQDVKMLDKLYANELTYGHSNGRIDTKDSFITTIGTKKEVYNELNLDDMTVSIVGNTALVRHKMTGNVTLEDGTLSKPNLGVLQVWSKTKSGWQLLARQAFKLL, from the coding sequence ATGAAAAAACAGGTATTGCTTTTATTGATTTTCGGTCTGACCTGGTCAATGGCGCAGGCGCAATCAAAAGACAAACAGGAGGTACTCGACCGCGTGGAAACCTGGCGTAAGGCTGTTCTGGCGCAGGATGTTAAGATGTTGGACAAGCTTTACGCCAATGAACTTACCTATGGTCATTCCAATGGCCGCATCGATACCAAGGATTCATTCATCACTACCATCGGTACAAAAAAGGAAGTATATAATGAACTGAATCTTGACGACATGACCGTAAGCATTGTGGGTAACACCGCGCTGGTACGGCATAAGATGACCGGTAATGTTACCCTAGAGGACGGTACCCTCAGTAAGCCCAACCTGGGGGTACTCCAAGTATGGAGCAAAACCAAATCGGGCTGGCAACTTCTGGCCCGTCAAGCTTTCAAGCTACTATAA